From a region of the Mytilus galloprovincialis chromosome 3, xbMytGall1.hap1.1, whole genome shotgun sequence genome:
- the LOC143066604 gene encoding paired box protein Pax-1-like, with product MLELLSHPLNMEQSSTFGEVNQLGGVFVNGRPLPNAIRLRIVELAQLGVRPCDISRQLRVSHGCVSKILARYNETGSILPGAIGGSKPRVTTPNVVKHIKIYKERDPGIFAWEIRDKLLADGVCDKYNVPSVSSISRILRNKIGNPSGSPGQPQQYENKPPQPVACSAPAPIYNQFYPYSCPAPSMPQVPPPQMQNQPHTIGHFATNKQQQNAANCVTPCMMRAWAASSHSVNDILGFRPPVPQQMPQVMPPDNQMMTSLGQNYNMNMNYYGMKPTTMSPMYLQS from the exons ATGCTTGAGTTATTGTCGCATCCATTAAATATGG AGCAGTCATCTACCTTTGGTGAGGTGAACCAATTAGGCGGAGTATTTGTCAACGGTAGACCTCTCCCAAATGCAATACGACTTAGAATTGTGGAGCTTGCTCAACTTGGAGTCCGTCCGTGTGATATAAGTAGACAATTGCGTGTTTCTCATGGATGTGTCAGTAAAATACTAGCTAGATATAACGAAACTGGTTCCATACTTCCGGGAGCAATAGGAGGGAGCAAACCAAGGGTGACAACTCCAAATGTAGTCAAACATATCAAAATCTATAAAGAAAGAGACCCTGGAATATTTGCTTGGGAAATACGAGACAAATTATTAGCAGACGGAGTTTGTGACAAATATAACGTTCCATCTGTAAGTTCCATAAGTAGAATATTAAGGAATAAAATTGGAAATCCTTCTGGTAGTCCCGGACAACCGCAGCAATATGAAAACAAACCGCCACAACCGGTGGCATGCTCAGCTCCCGCTCCGATATACAATCAATTTTATCCGTATTCGTGTCCAGCACCCTCCATGCCACAAGTTCCGCCGCCACAAATGCAAAATCAGCCACATACTATTGGACATTTtgcaacaaataaacaacaacaaaatgccGCTAATTGTGTAACGCCGTGTATGATGCGAGCATGGGCCGCATCTTCACATTCCGTCAATGACATTCTAGGCTTTAGACCACCAGTGCCGCAACAAATGCCACAAGTAATGCCACCTGATAATCAAATGATGACATCTTTAGGACAAAATTATAATATGAATATGAATTATTATGGAATGAAACCAACAACCATGTCACCGATGTATTTACAAAGTTAA